From Juglans regia cultivar Chandler chromosome 8, Walnut 2.0, whole genome shotgun sequence, the proteins below share one genomic window:
- the LOC118349186 gene encoding uncharacterized protein LOC118349186 encodes MADPAKTNKVRFEQLEGAVLELRRGMQTMQETSVTTQTLLQELASRSSVRTSHRRRKGSNHHSPKASPPSSPRSTSSRSFTTGESDKGESDDSRFSQASATGTEDGPTAAPDRTLRMHFRVKLDFPRFAGEDPIVWLDRAKQYFATQEIQGRKKVLLASYHLEGEANQWWQWYNRSHDGKTISWHKFEKGILRRFGPTDFEDYDEALSKIKQQGTFRDYQQEFERWANRVTGWPKKALLGAFMGGLKDDIATEVRMFRPKGLKSAIDLAKRQDEKLQRLRKSSSSVPSNTRRMGVPGPTNSTAPLPAAKPLPVNAMKRLTFDEMRIRREKNLCFNCDEKFIPRHRCLAQSCFIEADTPLVVEEIYEEETLPPETPSDPLISLHALSGSLGNRTMRVRAMVNKQEINALIDGGSSHNFINQAVVNRLNLAVTPITPFYVRVASGEKLACQAKYERVPICIQGFSFETTLFALPIRGLDLVLGYQWLEGLGCVVHDYARRSMEFTVNACKFVIQAEPIGPSLVVDVNSLMQEWRHGAELFCLAAIESDSALPVDFTTNLALDIRAILLEHQQVLSTPKALPPSRRFDHRILLKNESAPINVAPYRYAHFQKNEIERQVEEMLSTGLIRPSTSPFSSPVLLVKKKDGTWRFCTDYRALNEATIKDRFPIPTIEDMLDELFGATYFSKLDLRAGYHQIRVHPNDIHKTAFRTHHGHFEYLVMPFGLCNAPSTFQAAMNSIFKVHLRHFILVFFDDILIFSKSWPDHLLHLRTTLGILDEHSFYIKPSKCIFGQQEVEYLGHIITSAGVRVDSRKVDAMLRWPQPKTITALRGFLGLTGYYRKFVRNYGLIARPLT; translated from the coding sequence ATGGCTGATCCCGCAAAGACGAATAAGGTTCGTTTTGAGCAACTCGAAGGAGCTGTGTTGGAATTACGCCGCGGTATGCAAACCATGCAGGAGACTAGCGTGACCACCCAGACTCTTCTCCAAGAGTTGGCTTCCCGCTCCTCGGTTCGGACTTCACATCGTCGCCGTAAGGGGTCGAACCACCACTCACCCAAGGCTAGTCCACCATCATCCCCACGTTCTACTAGTTCCCGGAGTTTCACCACTGGCGAATCCGATAAAGGCGAGAGCGACGATTCCCGTTTCTCTCAAGCGTCAGCGACAGGAACTGAAGATGGTCCTACCGCAGCTCCAGACAGGACTTTACGCATGCATTTTCGCGTGAAGCTTGATTTTCCTCGTTTTGCAGGTGAGGACCCCATTGTCTGGCTTGACCGAGCTAAACAATATTTTGCAACTCAGGAAATTCAGGGCAGGAAGAAGGTGCTGCTCGCTTCCTACCATCTTGAGGGTGAAGCAaaccaatggtggcaatggTATAACCGGTCTCATGACGGGAAGACTATCTCGTGGCATAAGTTTGAGAAAGGCATTTTGCGCCGCTTTGGACCTACGGACTTCGAAGACTATGACGAGGCGCTTAGCAAAATTAAACAGCAGGGCACTTTCCGTGACTATCAACAAGAATTCGAACGCTGGGCTAACCGAGTGACTGGCTGGCCAAAGAAAGCATTGTTAGGTGCTTTTATGGGCGGATTGAAGGACGACATTGCAACTGAGGTTCGCATGTTTCGGCCTAAAGGATTGAAGAGTGCTATCGACCTAGCCAAACGTCAGGATGAGAAACTACAGAGGCTCCGCAAATCGTCTAGCAGTGTTCCCTCCAACACTAGACGTATGGGCGTGCCTGGCCCCACCAACTCCACTGCTCCGTTGCCCGCTGCTAAGCCTTTACCTGTTAATGCCATGAAACGCTTAACATTCGACGAGATGCGAATTCGACGCGAGAAAAACCTCTGTTTTAACTGCGACGAGAAGTTTATTCCTAGGCATCGCTGTCTGGCTCAGTCATGCTTCATCGAAGCTGATACTCCACTTGTCGTGGAAGAGATTTATGAGGAAGAAACGTTGCCTCCTGAAACGCCATCAGACCCCCTTATTTCTCTCCATGCACTGTCAGGCAGTCTGGGCAATCGCACTATGCGAGTCCGCGCCATGGTTAACAAGCAGGAAATTAATGCTTTGATCGACGGAGGGTCTAgccataattttattaatcaagcaGTGGTCAATCGCTTAAATCTCGCAGTTACACCTATCACTCCATTTTACGTCCGAGTTGCTAGTGGGGAAAAACTCGCTTGTCAAGCTAAGTATGAGAGGGTACCTATATGCATTCAAGGATTTTCTTTCGAGACAACGTTATTTGCCTTACCTATTCGGGGTTTGGATCTCGTTCTGGGCTATCAATGGCTGGAAGGCTTGGGATGTGTGGTTCATGATTATGCCCGTCGCTCAATGGAATTCACTGTGAACGCTTGCAAATTCGTTATTCAGGCCGAACCAATAGGTCCTTCTTTAGTTGTTGACGTTAACTCTTTGATGCAGGAATGGAGGCACGGCGCCGAATTATTTTGCTTGGCGGCGATTGAGAGCGATTCCGCACTTCCAGTAGATTTCACTACAAATTTAGCCCTTGATATTCGGGCTATTTTATTGGAACATCAGCAGGTGTTATCCACTCCGAAGGCATTACCGCCCTCACGAAGGTTTGACCATCGCATTTTGCTGAAGAATGAATCCGCACCTATCAATGTAGCGCCTTACCGATATGCCCactttcaaaaaaatgaaattgaacgCCAAGTAGAGGAGATGTTATCGACAGGATTGATCCGTCCCAGTACTAGTCCCTTCTCATCGCCAGTTTtgttggttaaaaaaaaagatggtacTTGGCGCTTTTGTACTGATTATCGCGCCTTGAATGAGGCTACTATCAAAGACAGATTTCCAATTCCTACTATCGAAGATATGCTCGATGAATTATTTGGCGCAACATACTTTTCTAAATTGGATCTTAGGGCGGGTTACCACCAAATTCGCGTTCATCCGAATGATATCCATAAGACGGCATTCCGCACGCACCATGGACACTTTGAGTATTTGGTGATGCCTTTCGGACTGTGCAACGCGCCATCGACATTTCAGGCGGCAATGAACTCTATTTTTAAGGTGCATTTACGTCACtttattcttgtattttttgatgatattttgattttcagtAAATCTTGGCCGGATCATCTATTACATCTGCGGACTACTCTGGGAATATTGGACGAGCATTCCTTTTACATCAAACCATCCAAGTGTATTTTCGGCCAACAGGAGGTGGAATACCTCGGCCATATTATTACTTCGGCAGGCGTACGGGTCGACTCTCGTAAAGTGGATGCTATGCTTCGTTGGCCTCAACCCAAAACTATCACTGCACTACGGGGGTTCCTTGGTCTCACTGGGTATTACCGCAAATTCGTGCGAAACTACGGCCTCATTGCACGTCCATTAACCTAG